The following DNA comes from Papaver somniferum cultivar HN1 chromosome 4, ASM357369v1, whole genome shotgun sequence.
GAATCTCCCATGACCGAGTTGACTCGGAAGGGACCGATTTGTAGACTTTCTAGCTGTTAAAGTTGTACAACCACTTCAATTTACAAAATAGTGAAATGAGTCATTATCCTTAGTGATCCTTAGGTACTAAGATCAATTCTCATCAGGACCAACGATTAAacataaagaatctcatgttctCCAACGTATGCTATAgttaatttgaaaaaaaaaagggtttaaaGTCCAGAGTTAAATTAAAGTTTAAACCTCAAAGAGGTCTACTACCTACAAGCCCAGGTAgctaggaaaagaaagagaaaaatccTCCATCCCGAGAGAAAAATTCCCTCATCCTGAAGCTAACGAATTTCGAACTCAGGTTGCTGGTAGCATCATCCAACAACTTTGCCATTGTACCACAGTAACATCTTCCATATGCTATAGTTCATATCGTTCTTTTCCCCGAGTTACAGTGGAAAATGAATATAACTGTTATTGGCTTGCTAATTAGACTTGCATGAACGTGTGTTTAAGTCATGTAACAAGTTATTTGAGCGAAACTAAAGTAAACACATTTATCAACGACTATACCATACGCGTCATTAATCAGGAACACTCGTCCCTAACATATTTAGCAAAGAATGCAGTGGAAACTTTTATATTTGGTCGGTGCCACGGTAGTACACTGGTAAagttattgggtgatgataccagtaatctgagttcgaaactcgctagCACCAAACTTTTTACCGatccaaaaaaatatatatatatttgtaccAAACTAATTATGAGTCTTTAAAATGGGCAGACCCGTAATCAATCCACGTGACCATTTAACAAGTCTTCGATTCTGATCGCTCTAATAGTTGTCTCGAataattatttacaaaatttgtttCCGTGTTTGATTGATTTCTTTGGTTAATTTTATGATTTACTCAATTTATTCCTCAAATTTCCAGAAACTATAATAGTCTTTAAAATGGGCATACTCGTAATCAATATCCACGTGCGCTTGACCAGTTTTTCTGGGTTAAATTTCAAATTCATAAGTCTTCGATTCTGATCGCTCTAATAGCTGTTTTGAATAATTATTTACTAGATAATCTGTTCATTTGTCCgtgtttgattgatttttttggtTAATTTTATGAATTTACTCAATTCGCTCCTCAAATTTCCCGAAATTATTATATTTCTTTTAAAAGAAATTCTTATACAAGAATAATGACTGATAGGATTGCATTTAGTTGTCCCATATAAAGACTTCCATCGGCTGTCCAAATCAGCTCTTAGCTATGTTGTTAAGCGACTGAGCTTTAGTGTTGATGCCCATTAACCACCCACCAAAAGGACCATTTTTACTGTAGTCACTGATCCATCTAGTTGTTCGAGGAAATTATACTTTTCTCAAACATTACCtccgaaaactaaaacaaaaaaattggtcaattaacccaacaacgataatttctgggtgaaaaagacatgtaaaatttgaaaatgtttaaatggacgagaatataaaaatagccaggatgtaaacagtttcatccttcccattttcaaatactttttcttatttttaatttacatcaggatgcatccggtCTCATcttcgctattttttaagtttaagccacgatgaacccaaattcattcttgttatttttctggtgtccatttcactcatattaatttttactcgtccattagaaccatgttttaaaaatatttgaccAATTGACCCAATTTCTCAAACTAAAATATTTACCCCACGATGGAGATCCTACAATGGTTGATCTCTTAGCTCCAGTGTCCATTTCAGGGCAATTTACAGTTGGAATTAAACGTAGAAGCCAACCGTATGCGCCATTTACGGTTGCAATTACCCATAAAAGCCAACCTTATGAGTCATTTACGGTTAGTATCCGAAGAAcatccaaccgtaactggttaaaattggggaaaaccaatcACAAACCAGTTATAGTTGGATTTTTGTCCTGCGAGATGAACCGTAAATAAGTTACAGTTCGTTTGTTGATGGCTAGTGTCCAACCGTAATTGTTTACAGTTGACAACGTTTAAGTCAAATCCAACTGTAATCAAACTCaaaaacttaaattattttttgcTCAGGATTTTTATGGTTGGTATTGTTAAAATCCAAACCAACCGTAAATATTTTAACGGTTACAAAATGAATCGTAACTGGATATTctatatagtttttagaatttacggttggtagttctgcaattaccaaccgtaacacctTTAGAAATCATAGTTACAGCTGGTTAATTAAGAATAACCAACCATAACTCCATCTgcaatcattttctttttctttttttagtttttttttaaggtttaaatATATTTGACGATGATAAACAaagaattttgattttgattttttttatgattaGGTTTGTATAGATAGGAGGGTAATTTAGTCAATTTGAAAATGGAAGGGTAATCACACTAGGACATCCCCTAACTAATTTGGTAGACATTAGTATCATGGTTCAGCCCCTCCAGTAGAACCTTCGGCCCCTATAACAGGGTACACATCTCCAATGTCATAGTATCTAGTCTtgttaaataattattaaattttGATTTGTCACCCAAATTCTACCCAGCTGAAAAGGATTTGCCATGAAAAAATGCTCAGGGTGGAGCACTGTATTGAGTGAAAATAATGCTTAGGGGGGAAAATGTTCCATTTGGTGAGATCAGCGCTTACTAATTAAGCTTACTGCTTACATGTAGGTCCCAGTTATGTATCAACACTATTTTGAGtgaaataaattaaattatgGTTCTCTAAACAAATTATCAGTCATGCAAATTAAGCTTTTATTTTGGTTATACGTGAGAAATGATAGTTGAAATGTCACAGAAAAACAAACTGAAAACCCAGAAAAGGATTACAGCGAAAATGAAGAACGAGAACAATTGTGTGTATTATCCAATATTTCCCATTTTGTAGTTTACAGAAATAAGACAAATATCGGTATATCACTATGCAAAGGGTACTACCAACCACAAGCTCCGAGAACAATTGGTTTACAGCGACAACTAATTAGGCAAATATCGGTATAGTCTACATTGAGCCATGGTTAATTTTTTGTCTTGTTTTAAAATCTAATTCAGACCTAGAGCAGTCTCCAATTAGGCAATTATTACATTACATACACAGACAAACTCTTAATTGGTACCACTAATTATAAAGTCGTTACTTAAGTTAGCAGTAAATACTACGAGTAACTACTTATTGGGTCAACATTTTATACACTCAGACGTCACGTCACTTTCATTTCTCTATGAACACCACCACAATACTGTGTCTTATCTCCTCAAGACCATTGAAGAGTATATTCTAGGGTTTCCTTAAGAGTTAAGATCTACTACCATACTCAATAGCTTCCTTCATCGTGGTCATGTCAAAGACACCTGTTCCTACTGTAGTACTGTTGTCTCCTCAAACAATTTGAAAAACAAGCTCGGTCTTTTTGAGAACACTAACCACAAACGTTCAGCTTCTTTGGTCTCTCATCTTAAGAATCCTAATCTCAAACGTTCAGCTTCTTTTGTCTACAAATGTTCTTTCCCACTTAACATGATGAAAAACAAAAAAGGGTCTTACATTTGAGGTGCTCTTCGTCCTACTTTCACTACTGATCTTCTTAGTTCAGGTATGCATATGTATTTTCAGTATCATTTTCAGCCTTTAGATCATGTGTTTCCTTTCTAACTTGTGATGTTTTTCTGCAGAGTTCCTTGATCCTGATATGGAGGAGGTGGAGCTGTATGACAAAGAAGAATAAATAGATGTCATGATGAAGAGATGGTGTGCTAAAGAGCTGAAAGAAGGTATTGATCGGTTGAAGATCAGCTTGCCTGGGTTTGGAAAGGATGATATCAAAGTCATTGTAGAGGGAACCTCTCTTGTTATCACTAGTCTTCTCggtaaagaagaggaagatgaaaaGCCTGCTGGAGATTTTGTAAGTGTTGGTCCAGATGTTAATGAAGATGATGTGAACAGTACCGGTATAATTTTCGATCTCGATCTGGATTTTGATGACCTCAACTTATAGGAACTGAAAGCTGAGATGAAGAATGGACTTTTCAAGATCTCAATTCCTTAAAAGGTTGAGGAGAAGAATGTCATCCTTGTAACGGTTGCTGAGTAGTCTATCTGGTCAGTACTGTTCTAGACGAAGAAAAGGCGGTGGTTGCTAGCTGTTCATGGTTTTTAGTATCTGTTGTTTTATTTTTGGTTGCATGAAAATTTTCCTTcctggttttttttcttctgataggTAAAAAATTTCCTTCCTAGTTATTGATCATATGTAtttgttggaacaaaggagaatatttggtttctctatttatgattggcttacactgcaagaaaatattctctagatatgttgctatctatacgaatatgtggcatctataggatatatatatatatatatatatatatatatatatatatatatatatatatatatatacgtcttgtaaaacctccattgataataagaaaccctaatcattcttctcccgtggacgtaggctatagccgaaccacgttaaactgtgtttcttcttCAACCTGTTTAGTTAACAATACATACCCTGCATCacacattgtttaactgcataacatcttatgcagatccaacattgactgcatgataagttatgcattgtttagagtatctgcataacctggtatgcataacttgttagttaacaacatggtatcaggggatcgttaacgatcctggacatttctctgtaatcaagtttcgtttctctgtgtgtttactatggcacaatcagatcataatactagtttgcgtttaACCTCTGTCTTGCTGAATGATGTCAATTATGCCAGCTGGTCTAGGCTGCTGCTCTTGCTCTTGGGGGTAAAAGAAAATATGGGTATATTGGTGAGAATAGTACTTGTCCAGATGCTAAAGATCCAAAGTATGAAGATTGGATTGCTGATGATCAACTGGTTCGCACGTGGCTGCTCCAGTCGATGGAACCACATATTTCTGAAATTTTCTCGTTTTCAGAGTctgcaaaggatttgtggaagtctgttgctagtctgtatggcttacggaataatgctgctcgggtgtttgagctgaaacgtgagattgctgaggctgcacaaggtacgaaaagttttactgagcattttggttatttaaaaaagAAGTGGGATGAACTGAACACATATCGTCCTCATACAACTGATGCCAAAATTCTCTTGAAGAGGGTTGAGGAGGATAAAATTTTTGATGTGCTCAGTAGCCTCACATCAGAGTATGAATCTCTTAGAAGCACTATTCTCATGAGTGCTGAATTGCCAAGTTTGTCTAGTGTCTGTGCGACTGTGCAGCGTGAAGAGACACGTAAGAAAGTTACGAATCCTGTTTCTAAAAGCATTGTAGACCTGGATGCTGCTGAATCCAGTGCTCTTCTGAGCTCCAGAGATGATAAACGCAGAGCCATACCATTTGATAAGGACAAGAATTCTCGTGCTAAGGGTAAGAGAGAAGTTTTTCATTGTGATCATTGTAATAAAACTGGTCACACCAAGGATCGTTGTTGGGATATTTATCCTCATCTTAAAGttaattttgataaaaataagcTTGCTCTAGCTCCTGTAGCTGATAATTCATCCTTTACTATAGACCAGTTGAAGGATTTCTTTTACCAGTTGGGTAATAAGAATGAGCGCAAGGCCAACCATACTTCAGGTAACCTGCTAGCCTTTCTTACTACGCCTTTTTCCAACCGCCATATTTGGATTACTGATTCAGGAGCTACATATCATATGGTAAATGATCCTTCGTCAGTTCATGCAGTTATTCGCAGCTCtcataaaaatgtgtctgttGCTAATGGCTCTACTTCTCCTGTGATGGGCAGTGGGAAAGTGcatttttttccagattgtcCGTCATCTAATGCACTTGTTGTTCCCTCGTTTCCTACTCAGTTGTTTTCTGTTGGTCAAATCACTAATTCTCAGAATTGTGATGTTACATTTACCCCTACCTCGGTCATCTTTCAGGATCgaaagacgaagaagacgatTGGTAGAGGCATTTTTTCTCATGGATTGTACCTGTTACGCTCTAGTGACATGGCATGTCTCACTCAAAGATCAACTCCGCAGTTTCTTTATCATCAAAGACTTGGACATCCTTCCAGTCGTGTTTTGTCTAGGATTTTTCCGACATTTTCTGTTCAATCTCAAGTCTGCGATGTTTGCCAATTTTCTAAACAATCTCGTTTTCCATTTTCTAACTCTGTGACTCGAGCTACAATGCCCtttgaattaattcattctgatttatggggtcctgctccaattgatgcttatgatgggtataaatattttgttatctttatagatgattggtcacgtgctacatggatctatttactcaaatccaaaactgaagtttcatctGTATTTGCGGATTTTCATTGTATGATACGCAACCAATTTGATGCACAGGTTAAAAATTTTAGATCAGATAATGGCACTGAGTTTGTCAAAGTCCCTCTTCCAGGTTATTTGCGTAGTCATGGTATTATCCATCAAACTAGCTGTGTTGGTACTtcacagcaaaatggtgttgctgaaaggaaacTTCGTCATATTTTGGAAACAACCCGTGCTCTTATGATTCAGATGCATGTTCCAAAGAAATTCTGGTCTCATGGTTCTCTGACAGCCACTTACTTGATCAATCGTCTGCCTAGTCGTGTgcttgagttcaaatctccattaGAGGTTTTAAAACATCATCAGCCTGGCATTTCTCATCACAGAGTTTTCGGTTGTGTTTGTTATGTACATTTACAGGCTAAGCATCGTGATAAACTGGATTCACGGGCAACTAAGTGTGTGTTCTTTGGTTACTCATCTACAAATAAAGGATATATTTGTTATCATCCACCCACTAGAAAGCTACATATTTCTCGTGATGTTGTGTTTGATGAAACAGTGGCTTATTTTCAGTGTGATTCTGGCAGTCGGTCTCAGGGGGGGTTATACATATTTGGCACCACTTCCAGTTATTAATGAGATACCTACTGCAACAGCTTCCCACAGAGATAATGGTGATGGGGTAGAGTTGGTGGACGTACCTAATGCAgtgttggatgtgcataatgAAGCAGTTCATGAAGAAGCTTCAGACAATAATGTTAGTGTTACTGATGATAATACAAGACTACAAGATGTGCCGCATCAAGTTCCAGAAACTGAGGTTATGGTTCCACAAGATCATCAACCAGTGGTACCAATTGTCAGAACCTCAAGTCGTGAGAAGAAGGCTCCAGagaaatacaaagatttctttacATATCATTCCGCTGCGTATCCTATACAAGCACATTTAACTTATGATCATGTAGGTTCTTCACACTCTGCATTTCTAAGTGCTATATCCAGTCATCAAGAACCTAAAAACTACAATGAAGCAAAGTCTAATCCAAAATGGAGGGCACCAATGGAGAATGAGTTACGTGCCTTAGATGTAAATAATACATACAGTATTGTCAAGTTTCCTTCCGGGAAGAAGACTGTTGGATGtagatgggtgtacaaaattaaatacagaaGTGATGGAACTGTTGAGCGTTATAAGGCAAGATTAGTGGCAAGAGGTTTTACTCAGAGATATGGAGAATACTACACAGAAACCTTTGCACCAGTTGAAAAGATGAATACGTTTAGTGTTCTTATGTATCTTGCAGTTAATAAAGATtggaaattgtttcaaatggatgtgaagaatgcattcttacaaggtgatctagaagaagaggtgtatatgagtataccacctggacaccctcgagaaggagagagcaatatggtttgcaatcttaagaaggcaatatatggtttaaagcaatcaccacgtgcatggtatgcaaagctaagttcagtactcatccagaataagttcaaaaggagctctgccgattcttccttgtttattaaaagaagtaatcttggtacaagtatagttctagtgtatgttgatgaccttgtgattacaggagacaatcaacaagaaattagaaatcttaaagcaatgcttcattccagatttgacatcaaggatttaggaatactgaagtatttcctgggattagaagttgcttactcaaagaagggtatttttctgaatcaaagaaaatatgtgttggacctGCTGAAGGCTACAGGAAAAATGGGAGTAAAGCCTTGTGATACTCCTACATAAAATGGcaacaaacttgataatgatggtgatgtgTTAAGTGACATTGGGTCATATCAAAGGTTAGTAGGCAAGTTAATTTATCTCACTGTTACCAGACCTGACATAGCAGATGCAGTAAGCTTAGTCAGTCATTATATGCATACACCTCGTGTTAAACATTTGAATGCAGTAACTAGGATTCTACAGTATTTAAAAGGATCACCAGGAAGAGGAGTTTTGATGAAAAAGAATGAAGCCTATTCAATTTCTAGCTACTGTATAACAGCATATTCATATGTTGATTATGTTGgatgtccagttgatcgtaaatcaacaacagggtattgcatattctttggtggtaatctggttacatggagaagcaagaaacaaaatgttgtttctcgatcaagtgctgaagcagaatacagagccatggcttcaacaacatgtgagattgtttggctgcgagcattacttaaagatttgggttttctgtcacctcagccagctaagatgttctgtgacaatcaagcagcgatacaaatcgcatcaaatcccacctttcatgagcgtacaaagcacatagaagtggattgtcattttgttagagagaaggtattggccaaagtaatatgcactcccttcgttcgtagtcatcaacaactggcagatgtttttactaagggtttacctgtcaagcaattcaatagaattctatccaagttgggctccattgatatcttcgcaccaacttgagggggagtgttggaacaaaggagaatatttggtttctctatttatgattggcttacactgcaagaaaatattctctagatatgttgctatctatacgaatatgtggcatgtataggatatatatatatacgtcttgtaaaacctccattgataataagaaaccctaatcattcttctcccgtggacgtaggctatagccgaaccacgttaaactgtgtttcttcttCAACCTGTTTAGTTAACAATACATACCCTGCATCacacattgtttaactgcataacatcttatgcatatccaacattgactgcatgataagttatgcattgtttagagtatatGCATAACTTGTTAGTTAACAACAGTATTTTGTCTTTTCAAATTTCTTTTCATCATTCCTGCTAGTTGATGAGAATATTCAGAGATGCAGCAAGCTTCCATTAAAATACAGTGCTTCAGGGATAGAGCTAGCTAGTTGTGTTGGGAACTGGTgttatatttgttttgttttatccgTAGTAGTAGCTAGAGTCTAAAATTTCAGAATTCGTACACTGTGATTGTTTGATAGAGCCTAGAATGTCTAAGCTGAAAAGACACCTTTTTCagtaaaaaccctaaaacctatCTTTTCTATGTCCTTGCATGGATGGTCAGACTCAGGGTTTCAGTTTTTTCACATGGACGGTGATGCTTTTAAAAATGGGTTTCTGCAGTAGTATCTTTTCTATCTGTATTCAATAGTTGCGCTTTCTTGCCCTTAAGCTTAAAATGGTAATGCTCAAGCCTCAAGACAAAGCAAGAGTCAGTAACAGCAACATAGACCTGGTAattgcaaattcaaattttgaatgaCTGAAAAATATTACTTGACTCACAGGTAACAGCAACACAGACCTTGTGTACTACTGAATTGAAAGAAACAATGTGGTCACCAAGCATCCACTTGAAATGCCATTACAGGTGTGTGTCCAAAAATTAACAAGGAAAttcaaaatttggttttacatTTTGTCCAAAAGCCTGGAATGGCAATGGAAATTTACAAAAGCCTACACCAAAGGCTTGAATCATCAGTAGCTATGTCCTTGGATGGTCAGACAAGGTGAGGTTTTTACCATGGACGGTGATGGCATGCATGATGTTAAAATGGGTTTTGTTCTGTAGTCTGTGGTTAAGATCAGCTTTCTTGCATGCCCTTATTCTGGATGAAAGCTTAAAATGGTAAAGGTCAAGCCAAGACAAAGGCCACTAGTAACCTGTAAAAgtgaagtagcaccaatatggtcattgtaaattcaaattttgaatatTACTGAAAAAGTATTACTTGGCTCACAAGATGATGATAACTCACGGGCTTGTGTAATGAATTCAGAGACATAGTGTTTGGTGGCACAACCGTTGTCCACCAATTAAACATCGGAAGTATCCTTGCAAGAAGAGATTGCAACGAAACGCTTCATTTGTACCACTCGACGCCAGTGGCATTCTTGCCAAAATGTCAGTGCCATACATTTCTAGTTTCCTTCATTTTCAGGGAGAAACAAGTTTGTTATAAAGTGTAATAAGCATCACAGGTACATGATTCTGTATATTCTGATCAAAAAAATACATGATTCTGTATACCAATCATCATTGAGGACGTCCCAAATTCACCATCGCTAAGCAAATTTAGGAATGTCACATTAATGTCTTCAGAATCCAGAAAATTTAGTACTATAACGCCATTCTCAATGTCACAGGTCAAAAATCTTGGCCTTGCTTAGCTTGCACCAATGTGCTTACATGTTTTGATTCACCCAAAGCATTACCTTCAACTTGTAAACCCAATGGTGTTGGCCAGCAAAGAGACGAAGAATTTATTGAATACATACAATTTCCTATCATCACACTACATTGGTCATATACATTATAAAATGGAGCCCAAGAAAATGTAACAATTAGTAGTCACCGGGAAAACTTGTCGGCGGTGATTGGTTGATCAGAAAATTCATATCGTGTAGAATCAAAATCAAAGAGAAACTCATTTACCATTCTCCATTCTGATAATCATCATTACCAGCCGGTATCACTTCTGACCTCTATTAATTCATCATCTAAACTCAACATATGAATCCCACCAGGATTTATGAATACCAGGCCCAAAATAACAATTTATCAAAGACTCCAAGAAAACCCCTCTTTTCTTTTCAGCTCCCAATTCTTTTTCAACTTCCGGATACTGATCATATTTTTGATGAATTATTCGACGGTTCACCATTATCGTTATTAACAAATCTAATAACTAGTTATTTCTGTAAGCAAAGGGTTTTAACCAATGTCAATGTGAACAAATTTGTGATCATCATGTAACATCATTGCTAATAGGAGGAAatcaactaaaaaaaaatctaagatgCAGCATTGTAGAAACCAAATTTTAACAAAATAAATGGACCAGATACGCAATGAGAATCAAAGTGAAAAGGGGACAAAGAAAATGGTAGTTACTAGTTTGGATTTCAGAATGGATGAGCCATGTTGATTAGTCTACTCTACTGTTCTTGGGTTTTATCACATACATAGAGAAAGATAGAACAAACTT
Coding sequences within:
- the LOC113272272 gene encoding uncharacterized protein LOC113272272 — protein: MKRWCAKELKEGIDRLKISLPGFGKDDIKVIVEGTSLVITSLLGKEEEDEKPAGDFVSVGPDVNEDDAAALALGGKRKYGYIGENSTCPDAKDPKYEDWIADDQLWDELNTYRPHTTDAKILLKRVEEDKIFDVLSSLTSEYESLRSTILMSAELPSLSSVCATVQREETRKKVTNPVSKSIVDLDAAESSALLSSRDDKRRAIPFDKDKNSRAKGKREVFHCDHCNKTGHTKDRCWDIYPHLKVNFDKNKLALAPVADNSSFTIDQLKDFFYQLGNKNERKANHTSGNLLAFLTTPFSNRHIWITDSGATYHMVNDPSSVHAVIRSSHKNVSVANGSTSPVMGSGKVHFFPDCPSSNALVVPSFPTQLFSVGQITNSQNCDVTFTPTSVIFQDRKTKKTIGRGIFSHGLYLLRSSDMACLTQRSTPQFLYHQRLGHPSSRVLSRIFPTFSVQSQVKNFRSDNGTEFVKVPLPGYLRSHGIIHQTSCVGTSQQNGVAERKLRHILETTRALMIQMHVPKKFWSHGSLTATYLINRLPSRVLEFKSPLEVLKHHQPGISHHRVFGCVCYVHLQAKHRDKLDSRWLIFSVILAVGLRGGYTYLAPLPVINEIPTATASHRDNGDGVELVDVPNAVLDVHNEAVHEEASDNNVSVTDDNTRLQDVPHQVPETEVMVPQDHQPVVPIVRTSSREKKAPEKYKDFFTYHSAAYPIQAHLTYDHVGSSHSAFLSAISSHQEPKNYNEAKSNPKWRAPMENELRALDVNNTYSIVKFPSGKKTVGCRWVYKIKYRSDGTVERYKARLVARGFTQRYGEYYTETFAPVEKMNTFSVLMYLAVNKDWKLFQMDLRFLALKLKMVMLKPQDKARVSNSNIDLVTATQTLCTTELKETMWSPSIHLKCHYSLWLRSAFLHALILDESLKW